Proteins encoded by one window of Microplitis demolitor isolate Queensland-Clemson2020A chromosome 6, iyMicDemo2.1a, whole genome shotgun sequence:
- the LOC106694040 gene encoding uncharacterized protein LOC106694040: MIKELRLFINDVEIDRNSNVGITSLMKGYLTFSPSELSALENVGLLSNDDTQLTRADGYFDILITLNLLSGFAEDYQKILINVQLELVLTISNTDINAYIHNPTEGAAPENDEVTLQKIEWIVPYVTLSEKERIQVLNYITGDPSIPISFRTWELYEYPLLPATPRHIWAVETSTQLKKPRYVVLGFQSARKNDARKNASQFDHCSIRNIKLFLNSQSYPYRDLNLMIDQNQYALLYSMYTNFQSSYYDKQSEPLLVKKKFLDNAPLCVIDCSKQNEAIKSGPVDIRLEFESAVPFPPNTTAYCLVIHDRIIEYNPISSTVRKLI, translated from the coding sequence ATGATTAAAGAATtacgtttatttataaatgatgttGAAATTGATCGAAATTCGAATGTTGGCATTACAAGTCTCATGAAAGGATATTTAACATTTAGCCCCAGTGAATTAAGTGCTTTAGAGAATGTAGGTTTGTTGTCTAACGACGATACGCAATTAACCAGGGCAGAtggttattttgatattttgataaCACTGAATTTACTGAGTGGATTTGCTGaagattatcaaaaaattcttataaatgtTCAGCTAGAGTTAGTTTTAACCATTTCAAATACCGATATCAATGCATACATACACAATCCAACAGAAGGAGCCGCACCTGAAAATGATGAAGTTAcactacaaaaaattgaatggaTTGTTCCATACGTCACATTATcagagaaagaaagaattcaagtgttaaattatattactggTGATCCATCTATTCCTATTAGTTTTAGAACTTGGGAGTTGTATGAATATCCACTTTTACCTGCAACACCAAGACACATTTGGGCTGTCGAAACATCAACTCAGCTTAAAAAACCACGCTATGTAGTGCTTGGATTCCAATcagcaagaaaaaatgatgcGAGAAAAAATGCTAGTCAATTTGACCACTGTAGcattagaaatataaaattatttttaaattcacagaGCTATCCTTATAGAGATCTTAATCTAATGATTGATCAAAATCAGTATGCGTTATTATACAGCATGTATACAAATTTTCAGTCTTCATACTATGATAAACAATCCGAACCACTGCtggtgaagaaaaaatttttggataacGCGCCACTATGCGTTATTGACTGTTCTAAACAAAACGAAGCGATCAAATCTGGACCGGTAGACATACGTTTAGAATTTGAGTCAGCAGTTCCATTTCCACCTAACACGACTGCTTACTGTCTAGTTATTCACGATCGGATTATTGAGTATAACCCTATAAGCAGTactgtaagaaaattaatctaa